Genomic window (Nicotiana sylvestris chromosome 7, ASM39365v2, whole genome shotgun sequence):
TTGGCGTGGCTATCCTCACttcgaatggaacatgtgccttgggtggcaagactgcaacctcaaatggtccaggtgcatttgccggagacacgaattcaacctcaattggtgtcgGTGTCTTTGCGGATGGCGCTACTTCAAACTCAAGAGATATAGACATATTCAACTCAGCGTCCTCAGATGGtaggatctggactatgattggattgagagtaattgttggtttctttgggtcatcaccttctgcgatcaacccgattgatccctcgggatcccagtcatcttctacttcaatcatgtagatacctccacccttatggtctggcaaagGGTTGTTGCAAACATTTGGAGCGGGCTCATTTGCCAGAATGATCTCGTCATCAATCAAAGACTacatcttgtctttcaaggagcgacaTTCATCGATAGTGTGCCCTTTCATGTCGGAGTGGTATGTACacgacttgtttgggttaaccctctgagaaggattctcaggggttgcagcagggatgggggtgacataaccagcagctttgagcctctcatacaactggtcaatgggttcagtgATGGTTGTATATTGCTTTGGAGGTCTGCAATCAAAGTTAGGTCggaggtctagggaaattttggcgtgtagggggtgattgataattggatggttgagcattataagtttggtagacatgagcgggttgagagtatctgggcgaagtaggttgatatgtaggaggtggagatgactgataagttggtggcagaGCTTAgtatgagggtgcttggtaatttggggttggctagtatgtgattggaggtgttgggtaagcttggtatttaaggggagacttggtcctttgtgcaaccatcacggcccctacgtcccttttcttggacacaccaccggactgtaaagccttattcgtGGATTGCAAGGCTttgaaatttgtaaccatacaaCGTTTAAtactttcttcaattctttcacctaacTTGATAGTGtcagagaacttgtggttctcaatcatcatcagccgttcataatactgcgggtcctgagcccggacaaagaacttgttcatttgctcctcttctaaggtagGCCTAaacttagcagcttcggacctccagcgagtagcatactcgcgaaacgtctctgtgggcttcttcttcaaattctggatataaAACACATCTAGTacgttctctgtattaaacctgaatctgtccataaagtcagatgacatgcctacccagcttgaccacttcttgggatcttggctgatgtaccaagataatgcatctcttTCCAAAcccctcatgaacaacttcatgggGATCCTtccatccttccctactccaaccagcttatcGCAATATGTCCTTATATGGACCCTTGCATCACCCgttccatcaaacatttcgaacttaggaggtttgtaccccttagatagttcgacatcaggctgtatgcaaaggtcctcatagtttAGCCCCTTGATTCCTTTGCTTTCCTCAACTCCCTGAATCTGGacggtcaatttcttaagttcctcgaccaagttcctgataagtagATCAGACTtaggtgtgcatgagataggttgggtggagtgtggcaaggtctccacgtagataggagtgttatggtggcctggtgtatgggtgtggaaatggtcgtttgtggagttctgaggttctgggatgagtagtggagtgttgtttggggtatgtaggtgttacattggttctttggtggagcaacgTGATGGTGAGGCGTGGGATAATTCTGCTGTTTttggatattttgaggaggtgtagggttttgagcattggggaagttgatatctagtgtattgagggaaaatgacaggtttgccagattccgaacctgatcgagctcttcctggaatttcaacagtttctgttcaagttgtgacacattctcgttaggaacccgaataccctggacATCAGTGGCCTTTACCCGTTCAGCtatgttctccttcctgatgttgtatAAATCTTCCATTTTGTACTTACCTTTGTTATTGCCTTTAgagggactaagaggaggagtgggtggagggcccctggatcttatgaaataagatgatgatgccagagtgcacgaactaacctttgggaaggggaataataaaaacaaaaataaaacaaaaggtagtcaagtcagtgaggattataaaaaatattgcaatatttaaacatagAGTGCGGAAATGTAaagtgtgtcctaatttgggaacctgtttgtgcccgaggtaggactagcgacaaataaacttaGAGAACATTTAattctaaatgcctcattttattgataaagaaagacgaatcccaaaacgacactaaataagcaagaaataaaagtctctaatggccattggccttattacattcataaagcgaaaaagtaaattcctatctatttggtcccagaaggaccttccccagattcgacatccttggctccatcgaacaactTCCCCaattcgcgaagtcccagcaataggtatgCTCTAACTAGATGTCCACCTTCAGTCCCTTCAGCCTTTTGACAGttttcaacccttttgagaaattttcccttcagttctactatgcctcgctccaagtatcctagccttttgttggcacagatagccatgtctttccattccttAATAGGCTTCTTGTTAGACTCTTGTATCTTGCGGTGTTCTCTCTCACATTCACGGATCTGTTTGCgtagctggttgtacttgacttgtgcCTCGGCCTTCCCATCTATAATTCTATGGCCTTGAACGAACCTTGGCTGTCCGAAACCATCCCAATTGTATTCCAACCAACCCGGATAGAAAGGGGTACAACCGGCATGATATCTTTCTGGCTCAATGGTGTGCTTCtccattatgatcttgcagtgcaCCATGTGTGGGGAATGGCACTCTTGTATgacttgcttcctatctgcttgCCTCACAACTCGAAGAGGGATGTAGGGGTATGTTCCTATTAGACCAATcaatatcaggaaaggtgcatctctggatcgggcgatgaactcctctgtcggaaaccactcaaacatccattgaacctgttcttcagtcagattatcaaagagctcaacccattctttggcattctcaggctgagcgaaAATGTCGGGGATATAATTCATTCACTTTTCATGGTGGAaagcaatgtgatcatcccaggccCTTCGCTGAATTGCTTGTCGGTATTAGCCCTTTCGAAGATGTTtcatgagccaaagctgaagtagtagattgcacccttcaaagtgtctcgctcctcgttgacacttctctaaggctcggtatatgtatgcaatgatcatgggtacaatgctgaatgtctgcccacgaatcccctccattagggtcttggttaccacagccagcctagtatggattctccctttcttcattggaaacacgatcagacccaggaagaAAAACATGAAGACGAATACCCTATGATGGATATGTCCCAAGGATGTGATGGAAAACTCGTCATGGTAGGTACGGTATGATTTGCTATGACTgtacctttcatacaggtagttgaaagggatgtacgattcctttaggcataccaattctgcattcttcttcaaacctaACATTTTTAGGAAACCCTTGCTTGTGCGGTTCTTAGGCATCAGCAAACCCGgggtttcccacactagaccggTCAGTCCTCCTATCTtctctagcaaaggtgtcatttcgaTGTCCCTAAAGCGAAACACGACCCTTtcataatcccaaaataaggtagtagcttctattatcatgttgttaggctggatctccaggagggatggtagattaccCAGATATTTTCTGACGAAGGTTTTGTCACTGGAATGTAAATCTTCCCACCAACATAGAAATCTTGGGTGGATATTGgggaccatgccaaatctggagattttgtgcctcatatttctgcaagtcaaaaaaggttaggcccttacccccaccagactcgactgtttaatatcaacaattagcatgaagcatttagttctccaaataaatg
Coding sequences:
- the LOC138873743 gene encoding uncharacterized protein, with protein sequence MEDLYNIRKENIAERVKATDVQGIRVPNENVSQLEQKLNLVEELKKLTVQIQGVEESKGIKGLNYEDLCIQPDVELSKGYKPPKFEMFDGTGDARVHIRTYCDKLVGVGKDGRIPMKLFMRGLERDALSWYISQDPKKWSSWVGMSSDFMDRFRFNTENVLDVFYIQNLKKKPTETFREYATRWRSEAAKFRPTLEEEQMNKFFVRAQDPQYYERLMMIENHKFSDTIKLGERIEESIKRCMVTNFKALQSTNKALQSGGVSKKRDLYERLKAAGYVTPIPAATPENPSQRSLIDDEIILANEPAPNVCNNPLPDHKGGGIYMIEVEDDWDPEGSIGLIAEGDDPKKPTITLNPIIVQILPSEDAELNMSISLEFEVAPSAKTPTPIEVEFVSPANAPGPFEVAVLPPKAHVPFEVRIATPILVAMSTMPPFYTNTVPWDYTAEARRKGKVLNEVYVPSDITRGEVANMVGQVLESHKISFYEDKLPPEGLGHNKALHITVQCEDYFVTRNLIDGGSSLNICLLVTLKKLGKGLHEINDGAINIKAFNGS